GCGAACCTCGCGGCGGCCATGACGGTCGAGGCGATGTACGGCTCGCACCGGCCCTTCCAGCCGGACGTGGTGGGCCTGCGCCCCCACCCCGGCGCGGTCGCGGTGGCCGAGGAACTGCGGTTCTTCCTGCGGGACTCGCAGATTGCCCCGTCGCATCTGGTCGGGGACGGGAAGGTGCAGGACGCGTACTCGCTGCGCGCCGCGCCACAGGTGCACGGCGCCAGCCTGGACGCCCTGGCGCACGCCGAGCGGGTGCTGGCGGTCGAGTTCGCGTCCGTGACGGACAACCCCCTGATCTTCCCCGACACCGGCGACGTCGTCAGCGGCGGGAACTTCCACGGGCAGCCGCTCGCCGTGACCATCGACGCGCTCAAGGTCGCCGTGGCGGAACTCGGCAGCATCAGCGAGCGCCGCTGCGAGCAGCTCCTGAACCCCTCACTGTCGGGCCTGCCGGGCTTCCTGACACCGCAGGGCGGCCTGAACAGCGGCTTCATGATCGCGCAGTACACGGCCGCAGCGCTCGTCAGCGAGAACAAGGTCCTCGCGCACCCCGCCAGCGTGGACACCATCCCCACCAGTGCCAACCAGGAAGACCACGTCAGCATGGGCGCACACGGCGCGCGGCAGCTGCGGGCCATCCTGGAGAACGTCCAGAACGTCATCGGGATCGAACTGCTGTGCGCCGCGCAGGCCCTCGACTTCCAGACCCTCCACGCCGGACGGGGCGCGCAGTCCGCGTGGGAGCACATCCGCGCGCACATCCCCAACATGACCCGCGACCGCTACTACCGTCCCGACCTCCTGAGGATCGTGGAGATGGTCCGCAGCGGTGAACTGCTCCGCGTGGCACGGGAAGTTTGAGGGTCTACAGGTCGGAGCGTCGAAGAGTCTGAGGGTCGACGTGCATCTGGCTTGGACACTTAGACTCTTCGACCTGTAGACCCTCTGTTCAGTCACTCCAGTTCGCCCACGCGGCCGTCTGCGGGCAGGTCGAGTTGGGCGGTGCCGAGGTGCGCGAGGTGGAAGGTCGGTGGCGTGTCCGTGATGGGCCAGCCGAGCGCCGCGCGGATCAGGGCTCCGGCGAAGTCGTGGTGCGTGATCAGCGCCACCCGGTCCGGGCCGGGGTGCCGGGCGCGGAGGTCGGTCAGGACGTGCACAGCGCGGGCGTGGAAGAGGGGTTCCTCCCACGCCTCGGCGCCGCCGTCCCAGGGTTGCCCGGTCAGGTGCGCGGGCCAGATCAGCGTGGGGCAGTGCGCGCGGAGGCTGGCGTGGTCGCCGCCCGTGACGGGCGTGAAGCCTCCGGCGGGGCCGGTGGTCAGGCCGCCGTACTCGTAGGCCTGTTCGATGCCATGCGCGGGGAGGTTCAGGCGGGCAGCGATGGGGGCGGCGGTCTGCACGGCGCGGAGCATCAGGCTGGTGTACAGACACGTTGTGCCGTGCAGGTCGGCGTTCTGCGCGAACTGCCGGACGCTGTGGTGTCCGTGGGCGGTCAGGGGCGGGTCGGGTTGCCGCGCCTGCGCGTAGTCCGGGCGGTCCTCGATGACGTTGTTCTCGGACTGCGCGTGGCGGATCAGCAGGAGCTTCACGGGTGCACCGTACATTGTCCGGGCGGCACGGACGACCTCATGCGGGGCTGATTCGGCTAGACAGGTCCGGCCTTAGGATGGGGTCCACTTCCAGCCGCCTCCGCTCCTCACGCCTGACCGAAGGAACCCATGACCACCCTCGACGACATCCTGAACGCCCCCGCCCCCGCCTCCGAATGGATTCTCGCGCAGGACTGCGCCGAGACTGGCCTGCACCCAGACGACATCCGCGCCGAGATGCTGCGCCGCATCCGCGAGATGCGCGACAGCATCCAGCGCGGCCTGAGCAGTGACGCGAAGAGTATCACCGGAATGGTCGGCTGGAACGCCAAGGGCCTCTGGGACGCCCCGGACGTGCTGGGCGCGCCCGTCCTGAAGCGCGTGCAGGCGTACGCGATGGCCGTGAACGAGGAGAACGCCCGCATGGGCCGCATCGTCGCCGCGCCCACCGCAGGCAGTGCCGGAACGATTCCTGGCGCGCTGATCGGTGTGGCCGACCACCTCGGCATTCCCGACGAGCAACTGGTGAATCCCATGATCCTCGCCGCCGGGATCGGCAAGGCCATTTCCAAGCGCATGTTCATCAGCGGCGCGGCGGGCGGCTGTCAGGCCGAGATCGGCAGCAGCGCTGCCATGGCTGCCGCCGCCATCGTCGAACTGATGGGCGGCACGCCCCGCGCCGCCGTGCACGCCGCCAGCATGGCCCTGATGAACACCATCGGCCTCGTGTGCGACCCGGTCGGCGGGTACGTGGAAGTCCCCTGCGTCAGCCGCAACGCCTTCTACGCCGTGCACGCCGTCAGCGCCGCCCAGCTTGCCCTGGCGCAACTGGAATCCTTCATCCCACCCGACGAGGTTCTGGGCGCCATGGCCAGCGTGGGCCGCATGATGCCCGCCGCGCTGCGCGAAACCGCCGACGGTGGCCTCGCCCAGACGCCCACCGGGCTGGCCGTCACCGCCCGCATGGAAGGCAAGAAGGACGGTGAGGGGCCGGGGGGCATGATCGAACTGCCGCTGGCGTAGGCGAACAGAAGCGGGCCGACCTGAAACGCGGGTCGGCCCGGCGTCGTTGCGGGTTCAGGTGATGGGCGAGCGACGCGAAGTGGCCCAGTGCTGCACACTCCCCGCCGCGCACGCCGCGATGACGGCCAGCACCGCTGCCCCCTGATCGGCCACCCCCGGATC
The genomic region above belongs to Deinococcus seoulensis and contains:
- the hutH gene encoding histidine ammonia-lyase; amino-acid sequence: MILDQHLSLSDFLSVVRGGEPVQLSEAARGRVLRARAVIERIVDGQAAVYGVNTGFGKFASVQVPREGLEELQLNLILSHAIGVGENLPGEVVRGMLLLRAQSLALGHSGVRPEVVELLLALLNAGAHPVIPAQGSVGASGDLAPLAHLALALIGHGEIEYLGEVRASADVLAELGLTPLTLQAKEGLALINGTQLMGSLLALAVADARTLLGTANLAAAMTVEAMYGSHRPFQPDVVGLRPHPGAVAVAEELRFFLRDSQIAPSHLVGDGKVQDAYSLRAAPQVHGASLDALAHAERVLAVEFASVTDNPLIFPDTGDVVSGGNFHGQPLAVTIDALKVAVAELGSISERRCEQLLNPSLSGLPGFLTPQGGLNSGFMIAQYTAAALVSENKVLAHPASVDTIPTSANQEDHVSMGAHGARQLRAILENVQNVIGIELLCAAQALDFQTLHAGRGAQSAWEHIRAHIPNMTRDRYYRPDLLRIVEMVRSGELLRVAREV
- a CDS encoding histidine phosphatase family protein gives rise to the protein MKLLLIRHAQSENNVIEDRPDYAQARQPDPPLTAHGHHSVRQFAQNADLHGTTCLYTSLMLRAVQTAAPIAARLNLPAHGIEQAYEYGGLTTGPAGGFTPVTGGDHASLRAHCPTLIWPAHLTGQPWDGGAEAWEEPLFHARAVHVLTDLRARHPGPDRVALITHHDFAGALIRAALGWPITDTPPTFHLAHLGTAQLDLPADGRVGELE
- the sdaAA gene encoding L-serine ammonia-lyase, iron-sulfur-dependent, subunit alpha codes for the protein MTTLDDILNAPAPASEWILAQDCAETGLHPDDIRAEMLRRIREMRDSIQRGLSSDAKSITGMVGWNAKGLWDAPDVLGAPVLKRVQAYAMAVNEENARMGRIVAAPTAGSAGTIPGALIGVADHLGIPDEQLVNPMILAAGIGKAISKRMFISGAAGGCQAEIGSSAAMAAAAIVELMGGTPRAAVHAASMALMNTIGLVCDPVGGYVEVPCVSRNAFYAVHAVSAAQLALAQLESFIPPDEVLGAMASVGRMMPAALRETADGGLAQTPTGLAVTARMEGKKDGEGPGGMIELPLA